One segment of Thermus tengchongensis DNA contains the following:
- a CDS encoding TAXI family TRAP transporter solute-binding subunit, which produces MRWLVVVVGLGMALAQKPQVLIGTGGVGGVYFYYGTAVAEILNKAGVVQAQAMQSGGSIENLMLLRDRTDPARGVYYCGTVLPDAALMAYQGEERFQGRPAPLRILFTMYPNYFHVVTTEDSGIRVLQDLRGKRVSTEVAGGIIEYEARTLMAAAIPGFDPRLHFAKWERVRVAESAQMLSEGNLDAFFWSGGLPTGSILELAGSLARKGKRLFLVPLPKESTPVQVLMRRFPGVVDTGVIPKGVYNTRYDTPTLTFWNAFVCPASLPEEVAYAMVKAVFENLQGLYAAVAPARDTTLENAVRSRGGKVPYHEGAVRYFRERGVWR; this is translated from the coding sequence ATGCGTTGGCTGGTCGTGGTCGTTGGACTGGGGATGGCCCTGGCGCAAAAGCCCCAGGTGCTCATCGGTACCGGCGGCGTAGGCGGCGTTTACTTCTATTACGGCACCGCGGTGGCGGAGATCCTCAACAAAGCGGGGGTAGTCCAGGCCCAGGCCATGCAGTCCGGGGGCTCCATCGAGAACCTCATGCTCCTGCGGGACCGCACGGACCCGGCAAGGGGGGTGTACTACTGCGGCACCGTGCTCCCGGACGCGGCCCTCATGGCCTACCAGGGGGAAGAGCGCTTCCAGGGCAGGCCCGCTCCCCTGCGCATCCTCTTTACCATGTACCCCAACTACTTTCACGTGGTGACCACGGAGGACAGCGGCATCCGGGTCCTTCAGGACCTGCGGGGCAAACGGGTGTCCACGGAGGTGGCGGGGGGCATCATCGAGTATGAGGCCCGGACCCTGATGGCCGCGGCCATCCCCGGGTTTGACCCCAGGCTTCACTTTGCCAAGTGGGAGCGGGTACGGGTAGCCGAGAGCGCCCAGATGCTTTCCGAGGGCAATCTGGATGCTTTCTTCTGGTCCGGGGGTTTGCCCACGGGGAGCATCCTGGAGCTCGCAGGTAGCCTGGCCCGCAAGGGAAAGCGGCTTTTCCTTGTGCCCTTGCCGAAGGAGAGCACCCCGGTGCAGGTGCTTATGCGGCGTTTTCCCGGCGTGGTGGACACCGGGGTTATCCCCAAGGGCGTCTACAACACCCGGTACGACACCCCCACCCTCACCTTCTGGAACGCCTTCGTTTGCCCGGCGAGCCTTCCGGAGGAGGTGGCCTACGCCATGGTCAAGGCGGTCTTTGAAAACTTGCAGGGCTTGTATGCCGCCGTGGCCCCGGCCCGGGACACCACCTTGGAAAATGCGGTGCGCTCCCGCGGGGGCAAGGTGCCCTACCACGAGGGGGCGGTCCGTTACTTCCGGGAGCGGGGAGTGTGGCGCTAA
- a CDS encoding TRAP transporter large permease, with protein sequence MSLLEVGLFLVLLLFLLLGLGVYVGLALLLVGLFALAFFTSAPPGPNLASALWTSTSGWSLAALPLFIWMGEVLYRSRLAQGLFQGLSPLLARLPGGLLHVNVVASALFAAVIGSSAATTATVGRFTLPELLRRGYPKPLALGSLAGAGTLGFLIPPSVVMIVYGVMAEVSVARLFMAGVVPGVVLTLLFMLLLGLLALARRRELPQEPKRPLGEILKGLFGVLPVLLLILLVLGSIYLGVATPTEAAAVGVVGALLLAALNRELSFPMFQESLLGAVRTTSMIGLILAGAGVLTLAMGFTGIPRALAAWAVEAGITPVLLIVFLSLVYIVLGWFLDGISIVVLTISVILPVVKAIGVDPLWFGVYLVIMVELAQITPPVGFNLFVIQSLTGEDLFQIARYTLPFMGVLLFMVVLLLAFPELATWLPRTMTGG encoded by the coding sequence ATGAGCCTTCTGGAGGTGGGGCTTTTTCTCGTCCTCTTGCTCTTCTTGCTGTTGGGCCTTGGGGTTTACGTGGGCCTGGCCCTCCTCCTGGTGGGGCTTTTCGCCCTGGCCTTCTTCACCTCCGCCCCCCCTGGCCCCAACCTGGCCAGCGCCCTTTGGACCAGCACCTCGGGCTGGAGCCTGGCGGCCTTGCCCCTCTTCATCTGGATGGGGGAGGTCCTCTACCGCTCCCGGCTCGCCCAGGGGCTTTTCCAGGGGCTTAGCCCCCTCCTCGCCCGGCTTCCTGGGGGGCTTCTCCACGTGAACGTGGTGGCCAGCGCCCTCTTCGCTGCGGTCATCGGCTCCTCCGCCGCCACCACCGCCACCGTGGGCCGCTTCACCCTGCCCGAGCTCCTAAGGCGGGGTTACCCTAAGCCCCTAGCCCTGGGATCCTTGGCGGGGGCGGGTACCCTGGGCTTCCTCATCCCCCCCAGCGTGGTCATGATCGTCTACGGGGTCATGGCCGAGGTTTCGGTGGCCCGGCTCTTCATGGCGGGCGTGGTGCCGGGAGTGGTCCTCACCCTCCTCTTCATGCTCCTCCTGGGCCTTCTGGCCCTGGCGCGGCGAAGGGAACTCCCCCAGGAACCCAAGCGGCCCTTGGGGGAAATCCTGAAGGGGCTTTTCGGCGTCCTGCCCGTTCTCCTTCTCATCCTTTTGGTCCTGGGCTCCATCTACCTGGGGGTGGCCACCCCCACAGAGGCCGCAGCGGTCGGGGTAGTGGGGGCTTTGCTCCTCGCCGCTTTGAACCGGGAGCTTTCCTTCCCCATGTTCCAGGAAAGCCTCCTGGGGGCGGTGCGCACGACCAGCATGATCGGCCTCATCCTGGCGGGGGCGGGGGTGCTCACCCTGGCCATGGGCTTCACCGGCATCCCCCGGGCCCTGGCCGCTTGGGCCGTGGAGGCGGGGATCACCCCGGTGCTCCTCATCGTCTTCTTGAGCCTGGTCTACATCGTGCTGGGCTGGTTTTTGGATGGCATCTCCATCGTGGTCCTCACCATCAGCGTCATCCTGCCGGTGGTGAAGGCCATCGGGGTGGACCCCTTGTGGTTCGGGGTCTACCTGGTGATCATGGTGGAGCTGGCCCAGATCACGCCGCCCGTGGGCTTCAACCTCTTCGTCATCCAGTCCCTCACCGGGGAGGACCTCTTCCAGATCGCCCGCTACACCCTGCCCTTCATGGGAGTGCTCCTCTTTATGGTGGTCCTCCTCCTGGCCTTCCCGGAGCTGGCCACCTGGCTTCCCCGGACCATGACGGGGGGATAA
- a CDS encoding TRAP transporter substrate-binding protein → MRQSLLGFLLLLSVAQAQTWNMATPYPPANFHTQNILQFAKEVEEATGGRLKITVHPGGSLFPHPQILPAVRNGQVQMGEVLMSLLANENPLFNLDSIPFVATSYEEARRLYQAQRPEVEKWLAQRGVVFLYAVPWPPQGLYTKRPVNTAQDLKGMRFRAYNPATARLAELLGMQPVQVEAADIPQAFATGIVEAMITSPVTGVDSQAWDFARYFYDLKAWIPKNMVVIGRRAFESLSPQDREALLQAARRAEERGWRLSQEQEEKAIQTLAARGMQVVKPSSALMADLKKVGQTMILEWQRQVGATGVKVYRQYLGR, encoded by the coding sequence ATGCGGCAAAGCCTTTTAGGGTTCCTCCTTCTCCTATCCGTAGCCCAGGCCCAGACCTGGAACATGGCCACTCCCTACCCGCCGGCCAACTTCCACACGCAAAACATCCTGCAGTTCGCCAAGGAGGTGGAGGAGGCCACAGGGGGCCGGCTCAAGATCACCGTCCACCCCGGGGGCTCCCTCTTCCCCCACCCCCAGATCCTGCCCGCGGTGAGGAACGGCCAGGTCCAAATGGGGGAGGTCCTCATGTCCCTCCTGGCCAACGAGAACCCCCTCTTCAACCTGGACTCCATCCCCTTCGTGGCCACAAGCTATGAGGAGGCCAGGAGGCTCTATCAGGCCCAGCGCCCGGAAGTGGAGAAGTGGCTGGCCCAAAGGGGCGTGGTCTTCCTTTACGCCGTGCCCTGGCCGCCCCAGGGGCTTTACACCAAACGGCCGGTGAACACCGCCCAGGACCTCAAGGGAATGCGCTTTAGGGCCTACAACCCCGCCACCGCCCGCCTGGCGGAACTCCTCGGCATGCAACCCGTGCAGGTGGAGGCGGCGGACATCCCCCAGGCCTTCGCCACCGGCATCGTGGAGGCCATGATCACCTCCCCGGTCACCGGGGTGGACAGCCAAGCCTGGGACTTCGCCCGCTACTTCTACGACCTCAAGGCCTGGATCCCCAAGAACATGGTGGTGATCGGACGCCGGGCCTTTGAAAGCCTCTCGCCCCAGGACCGGGAGGCCCTTCTGCAGGCTGCCCGGCGGGCGGAGGAGCGGGGCTGGCGCCTGAGCCAGGAGCAGGAGGAAAAGGCCATCCAGACCCTCGCTGCTAGGGGCATGCAGGTGGTCAAGCCCTCCTCTGCCCTCATGGCCGACCTGAAGAAGGTGGGCCAGACCATGATCCTGGAGTGGCAGCGGCAGGTGGGGGCCACGGGGGTCAAGGTCTACCGCCAGTACCTGGGGCGATGA
- a CDS encoding TRAP transporter small permease, translating to MSLLERVLGAAFRLAEFLAALMGLFILLVILAQVVGRYLGLVVPSALEVAGFATAGLIFLGLAPTLRAGGHIRVGLLLKRLPPKARRLAEALSLGLGLLGALYASLQMWLRVGESYRYGDLAPGLLPLPLWLPQSFLALGLSFFALALLEAWVRLLKGVEG from the coding sequence ATGAGCCTGCTGGAAAGGGTTCTGGGGGCGGCCTTCCGCCTGGCGGAGTTCCTGGCCGCCCTCATGGGCCTCTTCATCCTCCTCGTCATCCTGGCCCAGGTGGTGGGGCGGTACCTGGGCCTCGTGGTGCCCTCCGCCTTGGAGGTGGCGGGGTTTGCCACCGCCGGGCTCATCTTCTTAGGCCTCGCCCCCACCCTGCGGGCCGGGGGGCACATCCGGGTAGGGCTTCTTCTGAAGCGGCTTCCCCCGAAGGCTAGACGCCTGGCCGAAGCCCTTAGCCTGGGCCTAGGCCTCCTGGGGGCCCTCTACGCCTCCTTGCAGATGTGGCTCCGGGTGGGGGAAAGCTACCGCTACGGCGACCTGGCCCCTGGGCTCCTGCCCCTTCCCCTTTGGCTGCCCCAAAGCTTCCTGGCCCTGGGCCTCAGCTTCTTCGCCTTAGCCCTGTTGGAGGCTTGGGTCCGGCTTCTCAAGGGGGTGGAGGGATGA
- a CDS encoding MBL fold metallo-hydrolase, whose translation MRILPVWSGFPGRSHRGYLGLSSAYLVLASKTILYDTLGFGEREGLGQRLSALGVPLEAVEVVVLSHLHFDHAANVDLFPQAEVVVHERELDHAERVAQNPRRDPACLYVLLPLLERLRLRAVREEGELLPGLRLLHLPGHTPGLLGLEVQGAGALVSDAVKSRFDLEGPPALPCVDPEEALRSRLRVLKHPRIFPGHDVPLVRIGNRFVPEGMAELHLFYGEQEARFIL comes from the coding sequence GTGCGCATCCTTCCCGTCTGGAGCGGGTTCCCCGGGCGAAGCCACCGGGGCTACCTGGGGCTTTCCAGTGCCTACCTCGTCCTGGCTTCCAAAACGATCCTTTACGACACGCTGGGCTTTGGCGAACGGGAGGGGCTAGGGCAACGCCTTTCCGCCTTGGGCGTCCCCCTCGAGGCCGTGGAGGTGGTGGTCTTGAGCCACCTGCACTTCGACCACGCGGCCAACGTGGACCTTTTCCCCCAGGCGGAGGTGGTGGTCCATGAACGGGAGTTGGACCACGCGGAAAGAGTGGCGCAAAACCCCCGCCGTGACCCCGCTTGCCTCTACGTCCTCCTACCCCTTCTGGAACGCCTGCGGCTCAGGGCGGTGCGGGAGGAGGGGGAGCTTCTCCCGGGCCTACGGCTCCTCCACCTTCCAGGGCACACGCCAGGGCTTTTGGGCCTCGAGGTCCAGGGTGCCGGTGCCCTGGTAAGCGATGCGGTCAAAAGCCGCTTCGACCTCGAGGGGCCACCAGCCCTCCCTTGCGTGGACCCCGAGGAAGCCCTGAGGAGCCGCCTGCGGGTCCTAAAGCATCCCCGCATCTTCCCGGGCCACGACGTGCCCCTGGTGCGCATCGGAAACCGCTTTGTTCCCGAGGGCATGGCCGAACTCCACCTGTTCTACGGGGAGCAGGAGGCAAGGTTTATCCTGTGA
- a CDS encoding LamB/YcsF family protein, giving the protein MRIDLNADAGESYGVFTYGHDREIFPLVTSVNLASGFHGGSPGRMREAVALAKAYGVAVGAHPGFPDLVGFGRREMALAPEEVYADVLYQIGALHAFLKAEGLRLHHVKPHGALYLKACRDRETARAIAEAVKAFDPEVPLVVLPGTVYEEEARRAGLRVVLEAFPERAYLRSGQLAPRSLPGSWITDPQEAARRALRMVLEGRVEALDGGEVEVRAETLCIHGDNPRGPEVAQAVRKALEEAGVEIRAF; this is encoded by the coding sequence ATGCGAATAGACCTCAACGCCGATGCCGGAGAGTCCTACGGGGTCTTTACCTACGGCCATGACCGGGAGATCTTTCCCCTGGTGACCTCGGTCAACCTGGCCTCTGGCTTCCACGGGGGAAGCCCAGGCCGGATGCGGGAGGCGGTGGCCCTGGCCAAGGCCTACGGGGTGGCGGTGGGAGCCCACCCGGGCTTTCCCGACCTGGTGGGCTTTGGCCGCCGGGAGATGGCCCTTGCCCCTGAGGAGGTGTACGCGGACGTGCTTTACCAGATCGGGGCCCTCCACGCCTTCCTCAAGGCGGAGGGCCTAAGGCTCCACCACGTGAAGCCCCACGGGGCGCTTTACCTCAAGGCCTGCCGCGACCGGGAAACGGCGCGGGCCATCGCCGAGGCGGTGAAGGCCTTTGACCCCGAGGTGCCCCTGGTGGTCCTCCCCGGCACGGTGTACGAGGAGGAGGCCAGACGGGCGGGCCTGAGGGTGGTCCTCGAGGCCTTCCCCGAAAGGGCCTACCTGCGAAGCGGCCAGCTCGCCCCCCGCTCCCTGCCAGGAAGCTGGATCACCGATCCCCAAGAGGCCGCCCGCAGGGCCCTGAGGATGGTCCTGGAAGGCCGGGTGGAGGCCCTGGACGGAGGGGAAGTGGAGGTCCGGGCAGAAACCCTCTGCATCCACGGGGATAACCCCCGGGGGCCCGAGGTGGCCCAGGCGGTAAGGAAGGCCCTGGAGGAAGCCGGGGTGGAGATCCGGGCCTTTTAG